In Streptomyces sp. DG2A-72, one genomic interval encodes:
- a CDS encoding UvrD-helicase domain-containing protein: protein MISTYADSPPLTAEQQAVVDQPWDARVLVTARAGAGKTHTLVRRLDALMSREDDALEAREILVLSFSRAAVRELKDRIRRHAGQARRVRAQTFDSWAYGLLASAYPDEEWGQYTFDERIRKAADAIVKGAVESGESGVPAHVVIDEVQDLVGDRRDMVETLLDHFQDSCGFTLVGDAAQAIYGFQVSDPDARAAETNEFFKWLRLSYFDDLVELHLSKNFRASTEEAEVALPVGVPLQSLPSGTSEAETAGEGLYQDLRSRLLTMSSFGDLTASFTVESLRDFPDTCAVLCRDNRQALVLSQTLFEQGVPHRLQRPSSDRPVPDWVAGVLRRTGTAALGEDRFRELVAGVGVPAGTDVDFLWRSLRGVARDRRGLVDLAKVHRMIAEGRFPDELSAGEPTRLVVSTVHRAKGLEFDRVLVVEPPTMAELRKKHTHVDPAAEARALYVAMTRPRYDLYRLAAPDVSRLRRHRAINRWYVGGWKPYDRYGIEASGRDVCAEHPPGTDGFQDDPVALQAHLADVVRPGDAVVLRREHDLPLGAEQSPPYLVLHDDRPVAVVSEQFRRDLYTSLKVNRTWGIRWPDEIHGLRVDALESVAGSSASAVRAGLGDHGVWLVPRLVGLGRYRSSGSTQEEDGR from the coding sequence GTGATCAGCACGTACGCCGACAGCCCGCCGCTCACCGCGGAGCAGCAGGCTGTCGTCGACCAGCCGTGGGACGCGCGGGTTCTGGTGACCGCGAGGGCCGGGGCGGGCAAGACGCACACCCTGGTTCGTCGACTCGACGCGTTGATGAGCCGGGAGGACGACGCACTGGAAGCCCGGGAGATCCTCGTCCTGAGCTTCTCCCGTGCCGCCGTGCGCGAACTCAAGGACCGGATCCGCAGGCATGCCGGACAGGCCAGGAGGGTGCGTGCACAGACCTTCGACTCCTGGGCGTACGGCCTGTTGGCCAGCGCGTATCCAGACGAGGAGTGGGGTCAGTACACCTTTGACGAGCGTATCCGCAAGGCGGCGGATGCCATCGTCAAGGGCGCTGTCGAATCCGGCGAGAGCGGCGTACCGGCTCATGTGGTGATCGACGAGGTACAGGACCTCGTCGGCGACCGACGCGACATGGTCGAGACGCTGTTGGACCACTTCCAGGACTCCTGCGGCTTCACCCTTGTCGGGGACGCCGCCCAGGCGATCTACGGGTTTCAGGTGTCCGACCCGGATGCGCGTGCCGCCGAGACCAACGAGTTCTTCAAGTGGCTGCGCCTCTCGTACTTCGACGATCTGGTCGAACTCCATCTGTCGAAGAACTTTCGTGCTTCGACAGAGGAGGCCGAGGTCGCCCTGCCCGTCGGTGTACCCCTGCAAAGTCTCCCCTCCGGGACGTCCGAGGCCGAGACGGCTGGCGAGGGGCTGTACCAGGACCTTCGGTCCCGTCTGCTGACCATGTCTTCCTTCGGAGACCTCACCGCATCCTTCACCGTCGAATCGCTCCGGGACTTCCCCGACACCTGTGCCGTCCTGTGCCGGGACAACCGCCAGGCGCTCGTGCTCTCCCAGACGTTGTTCGAGCAGGGCGTACCGCACCGGTTGCAGCGCCCGTCGAGCGACCGACCGGTCCCAGACTGGGTCGCCGGGGTGCTGCGCCGCACCGGAACGGCGGCACTGGGCGAGGATCGTTTTCGCGAACTCGTCGCCGGGGTCGGCGTGCCCGCCGGTACCGACGTCGACTTCCTGTGGCGCTCGCTCCGCGGCGTCGCGCGCGACCGCCGAGGCCTGGTGGATCTCGCCAAGGTGCACCGGATGATTGCCGAGGGAAGGTTTCCCGACGAGCTCTCCGCCGGGGAGCCGACCCGCCTTGTGGTATCCACCGTGCACCGGGCCAAGGGCCTGGAGTTCGATCGGGTCCTCGTCGTCGAGCCGCCCACCATGGCGGAGCTGCGCAAGAAGCACACCCACGTCGACCCCGCCGCCGAGGCACGCGCTCTATACGTGGCCATGACCCGCCCTCGATATGACCTTTATCGACTCGCCGCTCCCGACGTCTCGCGCCTGCGCCGCCACCGTGCCATCAACCGTTGGTACGTGGGTGGTTGGAAGCCCTATGACAGGTACGGCATCGAGGCATCGGGGCGGGACGTCTGTGCGGAGCACCCTCCGGGTACCGACGGTTTTCAGGACGACCCTGTTGCCCTGCAAGCCCATCTGGCGGACGTGGTCCGTCCTGGAGACGCCGTGGTCCTGCGTCGCGAGCACGATCTGCCGCTCGGCGCGGAACAGAGCCCCCCGTACCTCGTCCTCCACGACGATCGTCCCGTCGCGGTGGTGTCGGAGCAGTTCCGTCGTGACCTGTACACCTCTCTCAAGGTCAACAGGACATGGGGCATCCGGTGGCCGGACGAGATCCACGGTCTGCGGGTCGATGCCCTCGAAAGCGTTGCGGGCAGTTCCGCGTCCGCGGTCCGCGCTGGCCTCGGTGACCACGGAGTCTGGCTCGTGCCGCGGCTGGTGGGGCTGGGACGCTACAGGTCGAGTGGAAGTACCCAGGAGGAAGACGGTCGATGA
- a CDS encoding DEAD/DEAH box helicase, which yields MIAKILEQSARVLETYRVDPGLIQEHANGERRITQGGYGDRQLFELVQNAADEIASDPGGTVHVVLNESHLYCANTGSEVTPEGAETILRMSVSRKRGGQIGRFGVGVKSVLVVTDTPQFFSSSGSFGFDRDWSRAEICQAIGASPDPGFEAPVLRMARPLDEAAERRADPVLDELLEWATTVVRLPLLKGAAERLGKDIHLPKPDLQQEEFPALFQLFSPHVGTVTLEDRRVGNARPKVRRVITVEQDGFHRTIHERRTGKQAATSKWNVFTHRHKPTEKARASAGEMHDRGTIDVAWAVPEYTGEAPFTIPRGRGKFWSFFPTKYEMSLSGALNGAWKTNEDRQNLLDSTAFNRELIQVAARLVVESLPHLAPPSDPAAYLPLLPGRPRESETVSWADLLLTQQIWELATHLPSLPDQDGVLRTPRELRFHPDEGKAKRRVLKPEWLRMWSAYPGRPSDWVHPSVEAMEIRSGKVEHILHEAKHSRATVREWLEALVGDGTAEASATAIRIFAEMVAADSPFVEEARTARFVLTEDHGMVAPVAGRVWRRIVQDGLKDDLVYVDPKLSDDPSLQSALSAIGIREADDRGRFAGVLDQGFDAYGPRDWTRFWELFRSAGGRHVTAEVRARVAEPLRTLRVQTVDGRFHPMRDCLLPGPIVPGDGSRDASIAVNETFHSDDLLVFREFGLHERPIEGHRPEDEPWFEEYRNELYEGYVTSLAPRDSRPQISRLNLNGAAVAKSLHLLRHLSDEGKAAFVKALPDAHVVDVWTMQFGAQTSTHRTVPSPLRWMVRKYGLVPTSQGVKRLAEAVGPQLAAYADVLPVADISPEKARKFHLPLTVDTVPDSQWEKLLEQLLHSEDDAFVGNTYVLLTRLDVPFPEDSLTRCRIGNEWSTREDGEIAVAATPDEYRALRAEQLPALLTGSTADAELLIDKWGMLRYTDVITKEIRFVPGGEPIPLRDAFPTLRQRLGNRINNYDLLHCSELEQVTRTPNGINPTPLKSALQGTTVLVLNPKSPLDALIAADRELRWNLGESGCRAVLEAQRQQEQDRQVQASLKAVRDADTVVEKLALLLGAETLRDRLPAGLLASEQAELGGEDPAPERIAQMAYNAHGDGVLQVHVKDLQAAYPTHAPSSFTGMTPAVKFVSDLGFPDSFAGHRAPSLEPRIDVDGPTEFPRLHDYQDRLAANVFAMLDRVQPQRGMLSLPTGAGKTRVASEAVIRWIKQDGDIGGPVLWIAQTEELCEQAVQSWKFVWSKVGAENPLAISRLWSSNEAGPVTGRPHLVVATDAKLRVCLDTDSYGWLREASLVIVDEAHVAISPQYTEILSTMGITASRIDRHLLGLTATPFRNTNVEETQRLIRRFGGRRLDEGIFASGDAYAELQELGMLARVEHRELTGGTIELTEDEVVRANQLSVLSKAAEQRLAEDHDRNRRIIHEITEKMDSDWPVLVFATSVAHAKFLAAKLNDRGIRAASVDSATSTADRTKRVTDFRQGRLRVLTNYGVLTQGFDAPATRAVVVARPTYSPNVYQQMIGRGLRGPRNGGKDTCLILNVRDNISNYGKALAFTQFEHLWSVK from the coding sequence ATGATCGCCAAGATTCTTGAGCAGTCGGCGCGCGTGCTGGAAACCTATCGCGTGGATCCTGGCCTGATCCAGGAGCACGCCAATGGGGAGCGACGCATCACCCAGGGCGGATACGGTGATCGACAGCTCTTCGAACTGGTCCAGAACGCCGCCGACGAAATCGCGAGCGATCCCGGTGGAACAGTTCACGTGGTCCTCAACGAATCGCATCTGTACTGCGCGAATACGGGATCAGAGGTCACTCCGGAAGGCGCCGAAACTATCCTCCGGATGAGCGTCTCGCGAAAGCGCGGGGGTCAGATCGGCCGGTTCGGTGTCGGTGTGAAGTCGGTCCTCGTCGTGACGGACACACCTCAGTTCTTCAGCAGCTCGGGAAGCTTCGGTTTCGACCGCGACTGGTCCCGCGCGGAGATCTGCCAGGCCATCGGGGCTTCGCCCGATCCCGGCTTCGAGGCTCCCGTGCTCCGTATGGCCCGTCCCCTGGACGAGGCGGCAGAGCGGCGGGCGGACCCCGTACTCGATGAGCTCCTTGAGTGGGCGACCACGGTAGTGCGGCTCCCCCTCCTGAAAGGAGCGGCAGAGCGCCTCGGCAAGGACATTCATCTTCCCAAGCCTGACCTCCAGCAGGAGGAATTCCCCGCCCTCTTCCAGCTCTTCTCGCCGCACGTGGGCACCGTGACTCTGGAAGACCGCCGTGTCGGAAACGCCCGCCCCAAGGTCCGACGCGTAATCACAGTGGAACAGGACGGCTTCCACCGCACGATCCACGAGCGCCGGACCGGCAAGCAGGCTGCCACCAGCAAGTGGAACGTCTTCACCCACAGGCATAAGCCGACCGAGAAGGCCCGGGCCAGCGCCGGCGAGATGCACGACCGCGGCACGATCGATGTTGCCTGGGCCGTCCCGGAGTACACAGGTGAGGCTCCGTTCACGATCCCCAGGGGGCGTGGCAAGTTCTGGTCCTTCTTCCCTACCAAGTACGAGATGAGCCTGAGCGGCGCGCTCAACGGTGCGTGGAAGACCAACGAGGACCGCCAGAACCTGCTCGACTCCACAGCTTTCAACAGGGAGTTGATCCAGGTCGCGGCCCGCCTTGTTGTGGAGTCGCTGCCACACCTCGCGCCACCGAGCGACCCTGCTGCGTATCTGCCGCTCCTACCGGGTCGTCCTCGTGAATCGGAAACGGTCAGTTGGGCCGACCTGTTGCTCACCCAGCAGATCTGGGAGCTGGCCACCCACCTCCCGTCCCTGCCTGACCAGGACGGTGTTCTCCGCACACCCCGGGAGCTGCGATTCCACCCCGACGAAGGCAAGGCCAAGAGAAGGGTCCTCAAGCCCGAGTGGCTTCGGATGTGGAGTGCCTACCCGGGGCGCCCCTCCGACTGGGTCCACCCGTCGGTCGAAGCAATGGAGATCCGGTCCGGCAAGGTCGAGCACATCCTGCACGAGGCCAAACACTCGCGTGCCACCGTTCGAGAGTGGCTGGAGGCTCTCGTCGGTGACGGAACCGCCGAGGCCTCGGCCACCGCGATCCGTATCTTCGCCGAGATGGTGGCAGCCGACTCACCCTTCGTCGAGGAGGCCCGCACGGCGCGCTTCGTCCTGACCGAGGACCACGGCATGGTGGCGCCCGTGGCCGGCCGGGTCTGGCGCCGTATCGTGCAGGACGGTCTCAAGGACGACTTGGTGTATGTCGACCCGAAGCTCTCCGACGACCCCTCGCTCCAGAGCGCCCTCAGCGCCATCGGGATCCGCGAGGCGGACGACCGAGGTCGCTTCGCTGGTGTCCTGGACCAGGGATTCGACGCGTACGGCCCGCGCGACTGGACGCGCTTCTGGGAACTCTTCCGCAGCGCGGGAGGCAGGCACGTCACCGCCGAAGTACGCGCCCGTGTCGCCGAGCCGCTCAGGACCCTGCGTGTGCAGACGGTCGATGGCCGCTTCCACCCGATGCGGGACTGCCTGCTGCCGGGCCCGATCGTTCCGGGCGACGGGTCCCGCGACGCCTCGATCGCCGTGAACGAGACGTTCCACTCGGACGACCTGTTGGTGTTCCGCGAGTTCGGCCTGCACGAGCGCCCGATCGAGGGGCACCGGCCGGAGGACGAGCCCTGGTTCGAGGAGTACCGGAACGAACTGTACGAGGGCTACGTAACGTCTCTCGCGCCCCGGGACAGCCGCCCCCAGATCTCACGTCTGAACCTGAACGGCGCCGCCGTCGCGAAATCGCTGCATCTACTGCGTCACCTCTCCGACGAAGGAAAGGCGGCATTCGTCAAAGCCCTTCCGGACGCGCACGTGGTCGACGTCTGGACCATGCAGTTCGGTGCCCAGACGAGCACCCATCGAACGGTGCCCTCGCCCCTGCGCTGGATGGTGCGGAAATATGGGTTGGTCCCCACGTCGCAGGGTGTGAAGCGGCTCGCCGAAGCTGTCGGCCCACAGCTCGCCGCGTACGCAGACGTCCTGCCCGTGGCCGACATCAGCCCCGAGAAGGCACGCAAGTTCCACCTTCCCCTGACCGTGGACACCGTGCCCGACAGCCAGTGGGAGAAGCTTTTGGAGCAGCTCCTGCACAGCGAGGACGACGCCTTCGTCGGCAACACCTACGTCCTACTGACCCGTCTGGACGTTCCATTCCCCGAGGACTCGCTTACCCGCTGCCGCATCGGCAACGAGTGGAGCACTCGGGAAGACGGTGAGATCGCTGTCGCCGCGACACCCGACGAATACCGGGCGCTCCGGGCCGAGCAGTTGCCCGCGCTGCTCACCGGGAGCACGGCGGACGCGGAACTCCTCATCGACAAGTGGGGGATGCTCCGCTACACGGACGTCATCACCAAGGAGATTCGGTTCGTACCAGGGGGCGAGCCGATCCCCCTGCGCGACGCGTTCCCCACTCTCCGGCAGCGCCTCGGCAACAGGATCAACAACTACGACCTGCTGCACTGCTCTGAGCTGGAACAGGTCACCCGCACACCCAACGGCATCAACCCCACGCCACTGAAGAGTGCGCTGCAAGGCACCACCGTGCTTGTCCTCAACCCGAAATCACCGCTGGATGCGTTGATCGCCGCTGATCGTGAACTCCGGTGGAATCTGGGCGAGTCCGGCTGCCGGGCCGTCCTGGAGGCTCAGCGCCAGCAGGAGCAGGACCGCCAGGTCCAGGCATCCCTGAAGGCGGTACGGGACGCAGACACTGTGGTGGAGAAGTTGGCGCTCCTGCTAGGTGCAGAGACCCTGCGCGACAGGCTCCCCGCCGGTCTGCTTGCCAGTGAGCAGGCGGAGTTGGGCGGCGAGGACCCGGCTCCCGAGCGCATCGCACAGATGGCGTACAACGCGCATGGCGACGGTGTGCTCCAGGTCCATGTGAAGGATCTACAGGCCGCCTATCCGACTCACGCCCCGTCCTCCTTCACCGGGATGACCCCGGCGGTGAAGTTCGTCTCCGACCTAGGCTTTCCCGACTCCTTCGCCGGTCACCGTGCGCCGTCCCTGGAACCGCGCATAGACGTGGACGGGCCGACCGAATTCCCGCGTCTGCACGATTATCAGGACCGCCTGGCCGCCAATGTCTTCGCCATGCTGGACCGGGTCCAACCCCAGCGCGGAATGCTGTCGTTGCCCACCGGTGCGGGAAAGACACGGGTGGCGTCGGAAGCTGTCATCCGCTGGATCAAGCAGGACGGGGACATCGGCGGCCCCGTCCTGTGGATTGCCCAGACCGAGGAACTGTGCGAACAGGCTGTCCAGAGCTGGAAGTTCGTGTGGTCCAAGGTCGGCGCGGAGAACCCGCTGGCGATCAGTCGACTCTGGTCGTCGAACGAGGCCGGACCGGTGACCGGTCGCCCCCATCTCGTGGTCGCCACCGACGCCAAACTGCGAGTCTGCCTCGACACCGACAGCTATGGCTGGCTGCGCGAGGCCTCGCTGGTGATCGTGGACGAGGCGCACGTCGCCATCTCGCCGCAGTACACGGAGATTCTCTCCACGATGGGTATCACCGCCTCGCGCATCGACCGCCATCTGCTCGGGCTCACTGCCACCCCGTTCCGCAACACCAACGTGGAGGAGACCCAACGTCTGATCAGGCGGTTCGGCGGCCGACGGCTCGACGAAGGCATCTTCGCCTCCGGCGACGCGTACGCCGAGCTCCAGGAACTCGGTATGTTGGCCCGCGTCGAGCATCGCGAACTGACCGGTGGAACAATCGAGTTGACCGAGGACGAAGTCGTACGCGCCAACCAGTTGAGCGTGCTGTCCAAGGCCGCCGAGCAGCGCCTTGCCGAGGACCACGACCGGAATCGGCGCATCATCCACGAGATCACCGAGAAAATGGACTCCGACTGGCCCGTCCTGGTCTTCGCCACGTCCGTCGCACACGCCAAGTTCCTCGCCGCCAAGCTCAACGACCGTGGAATCCGCGCGGCGTCGGTCGATTCGGCGACCAGTACCGCCGACCGCACCAAGCGCGTCACGGACTTCCGGCAGGGTCGACTCCGCGTCCTGACCAATTACGGCGTGCTCACCCAGGGCTTCGACGCTCCGGCGACCCGAGCCGTGGTGGTGGCCCGGCCCACGTACAGCCCGAACGTCTACCAGCAGATGATCGGTCGTGGCCTGCGCGGTCCCCGCAACGGCGGCAAGGACACGTGCCTGATCCTCAACGTCCGCGACAACATCAGCAACTACGGCAAGGCACTTGCCTTCACGCAGTTCGAGCACCTGTGGAGCGTCAAGTGA
- a CDS encoding helicase-related protein, with translation MTNTEERHSAHYAARKSLVDQLRRDLLGPGTEDEILTQDPPITTYPIGVLFPRAADDVAADEQTADLAEEDGLDDAPVTKFRDGEDTGYELGVSLANDRRPSSMGLTFAVDPSVSPVVVVRAEAAMYDPIDVQGRVVSAKRAQARSTSDQAEHWRRRCLSLPPTTVDVTTPGMQKPEPLADGVLLRALVRKPSEPSGTVTVTVTLVNDKRVSDRELQDAFSLFQPRLTVTAQAGEKAFVERPAPSGGVDGEQDTGRLLHRHAPTFAVGHGCAAHWEWTPRPVGAPNAAPAAVSMVRTELVPTHEVLLTDSNPEINSDALVMQDLATLPDARVLSALEELATGYSRWIDARRSEGEQLAGTSFEKAAREQLQACDTALGRIQRGIQILRNNPDAMHAFKLANEAMAQQRARSAWVKDERKGAPDPASGRWRPFQISFMLLCLEGIVDPDHPDRELADLLWFPTGGGKTEAYLGLIAFTTFLRRIRRKEHGAGVTVLMRYTLRLLTLQQFERAAILICAMERMRLADEDLLGFEQISIGMWVGQSATPNKLTVAEDSLADLRKGKTLQEKNPVQLHACPWCGTRLDAHQYEVDLHARRMHVRCPDPTCDFTGGLPVHLVDDAVYDARPTLVIATVDKFASMPWRERTAALFNRDRADDTPPPELIVQDELHLISGPLGTLTGLYETAVDALADRPKVIASTATIRRATEQGRALFDREVRQFPPAGLDARDSWFAVETPREKKASRQYVGLLTPSTSQSTLLIRTYAALLHQALRVETPKVRDAYWTLVGYFNSLRLLAAAELQVHDDVEAYLEYLAERDSVPKRKILELTELTSRANSSEIPSRLKQIERGLPHEETVDVLLATNMISVGVDVDRLGLMAVMGQPQTTAEYIQATSRVGRNHPGLVTVMLNSTRSRDRSHYENFQHFHSALYREVESTSVTPFSARARDRGLHAVVVALARILIPAARPNDGAGRIDEFREELHKVIRPILLNRVEGTRIEPSEKDEDNDNREYEATAAAFDEFVDWWADEAAAHGGLYYEPVRGKKAPSLLCAFDDDANDESWPTLWSLRDVDAESALFMEASR, from the coding sequence ATGACGAACACCGAGGAACGACACTCCGCGCACTACGCTGCCCGGAAGAGTCTCGTCGACCAGCTCCGCAGGGACCTGCTCGGGCCCGGTACCGAGGACGAGATCCTCACGCAGGACCCGCCGATCACGACGTATCCGATCGGTGTGCTGTTCCCCCGCGCTGCCGACGACGTTGCAGCGGACGAGCAGACCGCGGATCTGGCGGAGGAGGACGGGCTCGACGACGCCCCCGTGACGAAGTTCAGGGATGGTGAGGACACCGGCTACGAGCTGGGCGTGTCTCTGGCCAACGATCGCCGGCCCTCCTCCATGGGGCTCACCTTCGCCGTCGACCCGTCCGTCTCCCCCGTGGTGGTCGTCCGAGCCGAGGCCGCGATGTACGACCCGATAGACGTCCAAGGGCGCGTTGTCTCGGCCAAGCGGGCCCAGGCACGCAGTACGTCCGATCAGGCCGAGCACTGGCGGCGCCGTTGCCTGTCCCTGCCCCCCACGACCGTCGACGTGACCACGCCCGGCATGCAGAAGCCCGAGCCCTTGGCCGACGGAGTGCTGCTGCGCGCTCTCGTGCGCAAGCCGTCCGAGCCCTCTGGGACTGTCACCGTGACCGTCACACTCGTCAACGACAAGCGTGTAAGCGACCGCGAACTGCAGGACGCGTTCAGCCTCTTCCAGCCCCGCCTCACCGTGACCGCTCAGGCCGGAGAGAAAGCATTCGTCGAGCGCCCGGCGCCCTCGGGCGGAGTCGACGGCGAGCAGGACACAGGCCGCCTTCTCCACCGTCACGCCCCCACGTTCGCCGTAGGGCACGGATGTGCCGCTCACTGGGAGTGGACTCCGCGCCCCGTCGGGGCCCCGAACGCCGCGCCTGCCGCAGTCTCCATGGTGCGCACAGAGCTCGTCCCCACTCACGAGGTTCTGCTCACGGACTCCAACCCGGAGATCAACAGCGATGCCCTCGTCATGCAGGACTTGGCGACGCTGCCCGACGCCCGCGTCCTCAGTGCTCTTGAGGAACTGGCGACTGGATACTCGCGTTGGATCGACGCCAGGCGCTCTGAGGGGGAGCAACTGGCGGGCACCAGCTTCGAAAAGGCCGCACGCGAACAGCTCCAAGCCTGCGACACGGCTCTCGGGCGTATCCAGCGGGGCATCCAGATTCTGCGGAACAACCCTGACGCCATGCACGCCTTCAAGCTCGCCAACGAAGCCATGGCACAGCAGCGGGCCCGCAGCGCCTGGGTGAAGGACGAACGCAAAGGCGCACCGGACCCGGCATCCGGTCGTTGGCGCCCGTTCCAGATCTCCTTCATGCTGCTGTGCCTCGAAGGGATCGTTGACCCCGACCACCCGGACCGGGAACTCGCCGATCTCCTCTGGTTTCCGACCGGCGGTGGCAAGACCGAGGCCTACCTCGGACTGATCGCTTTCACCACCTTCCTGCGCCGGATCCGTCGAAAGGAACATGGCGCCGGCGTGACCGTCCTCATGCGTTACACGCTGAGGTTGCTCACACTGCAGCAGTTCGAGCGTGCCGCGATCCTGATCTGTGCTATGGAACGCATGCGTCTGGCGGACGAGGATCTGCTCGGGTTCGAGCAGATCTCGATCGGCATGTGGGTCGGCCAGTCCGCGACGCCGAACAAGCTCACTGTCGCGGAGGACAGCCTCGCGGATCTGCGCAAGGGGAAGACTCTTCAGGAGAAGAACCCCGTGCAGCTGCACGCCTGTCCGTGGTGCGGCACCCGTCTCGACGCCCACCAGTACGAGGTGGATCTTCACGCCAGGCGCATGCACGTCCGCTGCCCCGACCCGACGTGCGACTTCACCGGCGGGCTTCCCGTGCACTTGGTGGACGATGCCGTGTACGACGCCCGACCCACTCTGGTCATCGCCACCGTCGACAAGTTCGCGTCCATGCCGTGGCGCGAGCGAACCGCCGCGCTCTTCAACCGCGACCGCGCCGACGACACGCCTCCGCCCGAGCTGATCGTCCAGGACGAACTCCACCTCATCTCGGGCCCCCTCGGCACCCTCACCGGCCTGTACGAAACCGCGGTGGACGCGCTCGCCGACCGACCGAAGGTCATCGCCTCCACCGCGACCATCCGCCGCGCCACAGAGCAGGGCCGGGCGCTGTTCGACCGCGAGGTCCGTCAGTTCCCGCCCGCGGGACTGGACGCCCGCGACTCCTGGTTCGCGGTCGAGACCCCGCGGGAGAAGAAGGCCAGCCGCCAGTACGTGGGGCTGCTCACCCCGAGCACGAGTCAGTCGACGCTGCTGATCCGCACCTACGCGGCGCTGCTGCACCAGGCGCTGCGAGTGGAAACGCCCAAGGTCCGTGACGCGTACTGGACCCTCGTTGGCTACTTCAACAGCCTGCGTCTGCTCGCCGCCGCCGAACTCCAGGTCCACGACGACGTCGAAGCGTACCTGGAGTACCTAGCGGAACGGGACAGCGTCCCCAAGCGGAAGATCCTGGAACTCACCGAGCTGACCAGCCGTGCCAACTCCAGCGAGATCCCGAGTCGGCTCAAGCAGATCGAGCGCGGGCTGCCGCACGAGGAGACAGTCGACGTCCTGCTGGCCACGAACATGATCTCTGTCGGGGTCGACGTCGACCGACTGGGCCTCATGGCCGTGATGGGCCAGCCCCAAACAACGGCCGAGTACATCCAGGCGACCAGCCGAGTGGGACGAAACCATCCAGGGCTCGTCACCGTCATGCTCAACTCGACTCGTTCCAGGGACCGTTCGCACTACGAGAACTTCCAACACTTCCACTCCGCGCTGTACCGCGAGGTCGAGTCGACGTCCGTCACCCCGTTCTCCGCGCGTGCTCGTGATCGCGGCCTGCACGCCGTGGTTGTCGCCCTCGCACGCATCCTCATCCCTGCGGCACGTCCGAACGACGGGGCCGGGCGCATCGACGAGTTCCGTGAGGAACTGCACAAGGTCATCCGCCCAATCCTCCTCAACCGGGTCGAGGGCACTCGCATCGAGCCGAGCGAGAAAGACGAGGACAACGACAACAGGGAGTACGAGGCAACGGCCGCCGCGTTCGACGAGTTCGTCGACTGGTGGGCGGACGAGGCCGCGGCACACGGCGGTCTCTACTACGAACCCGTACGTGGCAAGAAGGCGCCTTCCCTGCTCTGTGCATTCGACGACGACGCCAACGACGAATCCTGGCCGACCCTGTGGAGTCTGCGCGACGTCGACGCCGAGTCCGCCCTGTTCATGGAGGCATCCCGATGA